Proteins found in one Hypericibacter terrae genomic segment:
- a CDS encoding (2Fe-2S)-binding protein encodes MSQVHVTTKINGDTTEYLCEADETLLDVLRNRLGLTGAKEGCGTGDCGACSVTLDGRLVCSCLVLGAEVNGREVRTIEGMAHGETLHPLQRKFIEHAALQCGICTPGFLVAAKALLDKNPDPTETEIRYWLAGNLCRCTGYDKIVRAVQDAAAEMRKG; translated from the coding sequence ATGAGTCAGGTTCACGTCACCACCAAGATCAACGGCGATACCACCGAATATCTCTGCGAGGCGGACGAGACGCTGCTCGACGTGCTGCGCAACCGCCTGGGCCTGACCGGCGCCAAGGAAGGTTGCGGCACGGGCGATTGCGGCGCCTGCAGCGTCACGCTGGACGGACGGCTCGTCTGCTCCTGCCTGGTGCTGGGCGCCGAGGTGAATGGCCGCGAGGTCCGCACCATCGAAGGCATGGCCCATGGCGAGACGCTGCACCCGCTGCAGCGCAAGTTCATCGAGCATGCGGCCCTGCAGTGCGGCATCTGCACCCCGGGCTTCCTGGTCGCGGCCAAGGCGCTTCTGGACAAGAATCCGGATCCGACCGAGACCGAAATCCGCTACTGGCTCGCCGGCAATCTCTGCCGCTGCACCGGTTACGACAAGATCGTGCGCGCGGTTCAGGACGCCGCCGCCGAAATGCGAAAGGGTTGA
- a CDS encoding toxin-antitoxin system YwqK family antitoxin translates to MTSSPNVEIQRRVDAAARTVEETEMVGGKPHGTRRIWSSTGIQIGMAEFQRGLLHGRCLVWFDDGRLYIESSYFEGRLDGDYRSFWPSGKAREVGHYADGKRTGLYQWFDETGKLVSEQKF, encoded by the coding sequence ATGACCTCCAGCCCCAACGTCGAAATCCAACGTCGCGTCGATGCCGCCGCTCGGACCGTCGAAGAGACCGAGATGGTCGGCGGCAAGCCGCATGGCACGCGGCGGATCTGGTCGAGCACGGGCATCCAGATCGGCATGGCGGAGTTCCAGCGCGGCCTGTTGCATGGCCGCTGTCTGGTCTGGTTCGACGACGGGCGGCTCTATATCGAGAGCAGCTATTTCGAGGGCCGCCTCGACGGCGACTACCGGAGCTTTTGGCCCAGCGGCAAGGCGCGGGAAGTCGGCCACTACGCGGACGGCAAGCGCACCGGTCTCTACCAGTGGTTCGACGAGACCGGGAAGCTGGTTTCAGAACAAAAATTCTAG
- a CDS encoding xanthine dehydrogenase family protein molybdopterin-binding subunit yields MPLDSKTGVPAFKVVGTRPARPDGIDKVTGRARFGADMSAPGMLVGRILRSPHAHARIRKIDTAKAEALPGVKAVVTRADFKEQSGDLTDILDNVMAGKKALYDGHAVAAVAAVSTTVARKALALIEVDYEILPHVTDVDEAMKPGAPLLHEGMITAGVEPAPTKPSNITRRHEFGHGDVEKGFKKADIVIEREFKTEATHQGYIEPHACLATLSGDGVGDLWVCTQGHFMIRAACAGLLGLDISKLRVTASEIGGGFGGKTTVFIEPVALALSRKANRPVKVVMSREEVFRASGPTSSASMRVKVGVTKDGRITAADGEFRYQGGAYAGSPVEFGAMSAFACYDLENVRAVGLDVVTNRPKQAAYRAPGAPISAFAVESIMDELARKLNMDPIEFRIKNAAKQGTKSSYGPTFGKIGLGATLEAAKSHPHWKAPLKPGQGRGMACGFWFNFGGQTCVSLNVNTDGTCTLAVGTPDIGGSRASMSLMAAEELGIAYDAVRTIVADTSSLGYNDVTDGSRTTFATGMATIYAARDAIKKLCGRAAQIWGIPEDAVTWEAGYAKPSGANAGSFEPLSLADIAKSSGNTGGPIAGHTEFNAEGAGVSFATHLVDAEVDKETGRTMITRYTVVQDAGKAVHPSYVEGQFQGGAVQGIGWALNEEYIYGKDGRLQNAGFLDYRIPVASDLPMIDTKIVEVPNEGHPYGVRGVGETSIVPPLAAVSNAVSAAAGVRLTHLPMSPPRILKAIDELAAKGR; encoded by the coding sequence ATGCCCCTCGATAGCAAGACTGGCGTACCCGCGTTCAAAGTCGTCGGCACCCGCCCGGCCCGTCCGGACGGCATCGACAAGGTCACCGGCCGCGCCCGCTTCGGCGCCGACATGTCGGCCCCCGGCATGCTGGTGGGCCGGATCCTGCGCAGCCCGCATGCTCATGCGCGCATCCGCAAGATCGACACCGCCAAGGCCGAGGCCCTGCCCGGCGTGAAAGCGGTCGTGACGCGCGCCGATTTCAAGGAACAGAGCGGCGATCTCACCGACATCCTCGACAATGTGATGGCCGGCAAGAAGGCGCTCTATGACGGCCATGCCGTCGCCGCCGTGGCCGCCGTCAGCACGACCGTGGCCCGCAAGGCCCTCGCCTTGATCGAGGTCGACTACGAGATCCTGCCCCACGTCACCGACGTGGACGAAGCCATGAAGCCGGGCGCTCCCCTGCTCCATGAAGGCATGATCACGGCCGGCGTCGAGCCGGCGCCGACCAAGCCCTCCAACATCACGCGGCGTCACGAGTTCGGCCATGGCGATGTCGAGAAGGGCTTCAAGAAAGCCGATATCGTCATCGAGCGCGAATTCAAGACCGAGGCGACGCATCAGGGCTATATCGAGCCCCATGCCTGCCTCGCGACCCTGAGCGGCGACGGCGTCGGCGATCTCTGGGTCTGCACGCAAGGCCATTTCATGATCAGGGCGGCCTGCGCCGGCCTGCTCGGCCTCGACATCTCGAAGCTGCGCGTCACCGCCTCCGAGATCGGCGGCGGCTTCGGCGGCAAGACCACGGTCTTCATCGAGCCGGTGGCGCTCGCGCTCTCGCGCAAGGCCAACCGGCCGGTCAAGGTCGTGATGAGCCGCGAGGAGGTGTTCCGCGCCTCCGGCCCGACCTCGAGCGCCTCGATGCGCGTCAAGGTCGGCGTCACGAAGGATGGCCGCATCACCGCGGCCGATGGCGAGTTCCGCTATCAGGGCGGCGCCTATGCCGGCTCGCCTGTCGAGTTCGGCGCCATGTCGGCCTTCGCCTGCTACGATCTGGAGAATGTGCGCGCCGTCGGCCTCGACGTCGTGACCAACCGCCCGAAGCAGGCGGCCTATCGCGCCCCCGGTGCGCCGATCTCGGCCTTCGCGGTCGAGAGCATCATGGACGAGCTGGCCCGCAAGCTGAACATGGATCCGATCGAATTCCGCATCAAGAACGCGGCCAAGCAAGGGACCAAGTCTTCCTACGGTCCGACCTTCGGCAAGATCGGCCTCGGCGCCACGCTCGAGGCGGCCAAGTCGCATCCGCATTGGAAGGCGCCCTTGAAGCCGGGCCAGGGTCGCGGCATGGCCTGCGGCTTCTGGTTCAATTTCGGCGGCCAGACCTGCGTGTCGCTCAACGTCAACACCGACGGCACCTGCACGCTGGCGGTGGGCACGCCCGACATCGGCGGCTCGCGCGCCTCGATGAGCCTGATGGCCGCCGAGGAGCTGGGCATCGCCTATGACGCGGTGCGGACCATCGTCGCCGACACCTCGTCGCTGGGCTACAACGACGTGACCGACGGCAGCCGCACCACCTTCGCCACCGGCATGGCGACGATCTATGCCGCGCGCGACGCGATCAAGAAGCTCTGCGGGCGTGCCGCGCAGATCTGGGGCATCCCGGAAGATGCGGTCACCTGGGAAGCCGGCTATGCCAAGCCCTCCGGCGCCAATGCCGGCAGCTTCGAGCCGCTCTCGCTGGCCGACATTGCCAAGTCGTCGGGCAACACCGGTGGGCCGATCGCGGGCCATACCGAGTTCAACGCCGAGGGTGCGGGCGTCAGCTTCGCCACGCATCTCGTCGATGCCGAGGTCGACAAGGAGACCGGCCGCACCATGATCACCCGCTACACGGTGGTCCAGGATGCGGGCAAGGCGGTCCATCCGAGCTATGTCGAAGGGCAGTTCCAGGGCGGTGCCGTGCAGGGCATCGGCTGGGCGCTCAACGAGGAATATATCTATGGCAAGGACGGCCGCCTGCAGAACGCAGGCTTCCTCGACTACCGCATCCCGGTGGCCTCGGACCTGCCGATGATCGACACCAAGATCGTCGAGGTGCCGAACGAGGGCCATCCCTATGGCGTGCGCGGCGTCGGCGAGACCTCGATCGTGCCGCCGCTGGCGGCCGTCTCCAACGCGGTCTCGGCCGCGGCCGGTGTGCGTCTGACGCATCTGCCGATGTCGCCGCCGCGCATCCTGAAGGCGATCGACGAGCTGGCCGCCAAGGGCCGTTGA
- a CDS encoding MoaD/ThiS family protein gives MVQVVLWGSLKRAAHGKSEVEVEAADIRQLLARLGEAYPDLKPQLDRGVSISIDGLIYTNNWFQPIRPTSEVVLLPKLAGG, from the coding sequence ATGGTCCAGGTCGTGCTTTGGGGGTCGCTCAAGCGGGCGGCCCATGGCAAATCCGAGGTCGAGGTCGAGGCTGCCGACATCAGGCAGCTCCTGGCCCGCCTCGGAGAAGCCTATCCCGACCTCAAGCCGCAGCTCGACCGCGGCGTGTCGATCTCCATCGACGGCCTGATCTATACCAACAACTGGTTCCAGCCGATCCGTCCCACGAGCGAGGTGGTGTTGCTGCCGAAGCTGGCGGGCGGGTGA
- a CDS encoding aromatic ring-hydroxylating oxygenase subunit alpha translates to MSPESPSPNTAEARQLLPVEAYVSSDWFRREQQTLFPHSWVFGGMTEDFAKTGDYRCQRLGGNPLVVLRDDQGQIRAFHNVCRHRGARLLEEGQGHLGGSIVCFYHRWTYDLSGRLNAVSFERSQFPELEKSCLGLKPAKVGIWKNLVFVNPDAEAEPFEQWLAGVPRMHDQELHDPAQTRTHDPETLVEVSDVSYRIKANWKIVVENFIDGYHLPLLHRVSLADGDFTRQRWEPTGRHIAFYRPLKPGISHAGQAVPTVEGVPGTFGAAYYWLFPNVALFETAVSWSTFHVVPVGPAESIVHSRMRVRPEALDRAGGPDMAEIETLPPYVIRARGRIPEEPIDLTGIHPLKSDLVMLEDIYACEAVQQGLDSGAAEIGPLSRWEAPMTFFQRQLLDVMPVA, encoded by the coding sequence ATGTCGCCTGAAAGCCCATCGCCCAACACCGCCGAGGCCCGCCAGCTCCTCCCGGTGGAGGCCTATGTCTCGTCCGACTGGTTCCGGCGCGAGCAGCAGACGCTCTTCCCCCATTCCTGGGTCTTCGGCGGCATGACCGAGGATTTCGCCAAGACCGGCGACTATCGCTGTCAGCGGCTGGGCGGCAACCCGCTCGTCGTTCTGCGCGACGATCAGGGGCAGATCCGGGCCTTCCACAATGTCTGCCGGCATCGTGGCGCGCGGCTGCTGGAGGAAGGGCAGGGGCATCTTGGCGGCTCGATCGTCTGCTTCTATCACCGCTGGACCTACGATCTCTCGGGCCGCCTCAATGCGGTTTCCTTCGAGCGCAGCCAGTTTCCCGAGCTGGAAAAATCCTGCCTCGGCTTGAAGCCGGCAAAGGTCGGGATCTGGAAGAATCTCGTCTTCGTCAATCCGGATGCGGAGGCCGAGCCGTTCGAGCAATGGCTGGCGGGCGTGCCGCGGATGCATGACCAGGAGCTGCATGATCCGGCGCAGACCCGGACGCACGATCCCGAGACGCTGGTCGAAGTCTCCGACGTCAGCTACCGCATCAAGGCCAACTGGAAGATCGTCGTCGAGAACTTCATCGACGGCTATCACTTGCCGCTGCTGCATCGCGTGTCGCTCGCCGATGGCGATTTCACCCGGCAGCGCTGGGAGCCCACCGGCCGCCATATCGCCTTCTATCGTCCGCTGAAACCCGGCATCAGCCATGCGGGCCAGGCCGTGCCGACGGTCGAAGGCGTGCCCGGCACCTTTGGCGCCGCCTATTACTGGCTCTTCCCCAATGTCGCGCTGTTCGAGACGGCGGTGAGCTGGAGCACGTTCCATGTCGTGCCCGTCGGTCCCGCGGAATCGATCGTCCATAGCCGCATGCGGGTGAGGCCGGAGGCGCTCGACCGGGCGGGTGGCCCCGACATGGCCGAGATCGAGACGCTGCCGCCCTATGTCATCCGCGCCAGGGGCCGGATTCCGGAGGAGCCGATCGACCTGACCGGTATCCATCCGCTGAAGTCGGACCTGGTCATGCTCGAGGACATCTATGCCTGCGAGGCGGTCCAGCAAGGTCTCGACTCCGGTGCCGCCGAGATCGGGCCCCTCTCGCGGTGGGAAGCGCCGATGACGTTCTTTCAGCGCCAGCTGCTCGACGTCATGCCGGTGGCGTGA
- a CDS encoding autotransporter assembly complex protein TamA — translation MRADEDAPTAADDEKAPPTTEQSAVPAETQDSVKIPYATRFSGVQSSQLKTLLKQVSQLVAFEDGPTDSEAALRRRANADMDRLREVMASAGYYDAVVTYEIDKNFKPWRVLVDVKAGAPYLLKEAKVVPAEGTELPPGIAFEPADLGLQIGARAQASVILDAEAQMVQRCTENGYPLARSTGRETIVDKADHSMHVTYKLDSGPAAAFGVTTTTGLETVDQAYVDRRIKWAEGDLYDSRKVEATQKALVDSNLFATVRVTRADSVGEDGRIAVKIELGERRQRSIGGGVYYDSSLGPGVRAFWEHRNLFGEGESLHIEGRFGTDQRSALAEFLRPDFIIPDLTLRSQFTLDNEQTDAYEVRSATAFTGLVRKFSPTLTGGAGFEFQQAHVNDDTGAQDYTILDMPIFLKRDDTDSLLDPTRGTRLGMTVTPYHSIDGTNLDFVGLRATASAYQRLTDSDRFVLAGYANVGSIDGVSLGDLPRDLRLYAGGGGSVRGYGYQQAGPLDSNGNPRGGLSSLETGIELRTRITDTIGIVTFFEGGSVFDTHYPDLSEGLFWGTGAGVRYYTPIGPLRFDVAFPLERRRNDDFFQFYISLGQAF, via the coding sequence GTGCGCGCCGACGAGGACGCGCCCACGGCGGCGGACGACGAGAAGGCGCCGCCCACCACAGAGCAGTCGGCTGTGCCGGCCGAAACGCAGGACAGCGTCAAGATTCCCTATGCCACGCGCTTTTCCGGCGTTCAAAGCAGCCAGCTCAAGACCCTGCTGAAGCAGGTTTCGCAACTGGTTGCCTTCGAGGACGGGCCGACCGACAGCGAGGCGGCCTTGCGCCGGCGTGCCAATGCCGACATGGACCGGCTGCGGGAGGTCATGGCCTCCGCCGGCTATTACGACGCGGTGGTGACCTACGAGATCGACAAGAATTTCAAACCCTGGCGGGTGCTGGTCGATGTCAAAGCCGGCGCGCCCTATCTGCTGAAGGAAGCGAAGGTGGTACCCGCCGAGGGCACCGAGCTGCCGCCGGGCATCGCTTTCGAGCCGGCCGATCTCGGGCTCCAGATCGGCGCGCGGGCGCAGGCGTCGGTGATCCTCGATGCCGAGGCGCAGATGGTCCAGCGCTGCACGGAGAATGGCTATCCCTTGGCGCGGAGCACCGGCCGCGAGACCATCGTCGACAAGGCCGACCACAGCATGCATGTCACCTACAAGCTCGATTCCGGCCCGGCGGCAGCGTTCGGGGTGACGACCACGACCGGCCTCGAAACTGTCGACCAGGCCTATGTCGACCGGCGCATCAAATGGGCCGAGGGTGATCTCTATGACAGCCGCAAGGTCGAGGCGACGCAGAAGGCGCTGGTGGACAGCAATCTCTTCGCCACGGTGCGCGTCACGCGCGCCGACAGCGTCGGCGAGGATGGCCGCATCGCCGTGAAGATCGAGCTGGGCGAGCGGCGTCAGCGTTCGATCGGCGGCGGGGTTTACTACGATTCAAGCCTGGGGCCGGGCGTGCGGGCGTTCTGGGAGCATCGCAATCTCTTCGGCGAAGGCGAGAGCCTCCATATCGAAGGCCGGTTCGGCACGGATCAGAGAAGCGCGCTGGCCGAGTTCCTGCGTCCGGATTTCATCATTCCCGATCTCACGCTGCGCTCGCAGTTCACCTTGGACAACGAGCAGACCGATGCCTATGAGGTCCGCAGCGCGACCGCCTTCACCGGCCTGGTCCGCAAGTTCAGCCCGACCCTGACCGGCGGCGCCGGCTTCGAGTTCCAGCAGGCGCATGTGAACGACGATACCGGCGCGCAGGACTACACCATCCTCGACATGCCGATCTTCCTGAAGCGCGACGACACCGACAGCCTTCTCGATCCGACCCGCGGGACCCGGCTGGGGATGACCGTGACGCCCTACCACTCGATCGACGGCACCAACCTGGATTTCGTCGGCCTCCGGGCCACCGCCAGCGCCTATCAGCGATTGACCGACAGCGACCGCTTCGTGCTGGCGGGCTACGCCAATGTCGGCTCGATCGATGGCGTGTCGCTGGGCGACCTGCCGCGCGATCTGCGGCTTTATGCCGGTGGCGGCGGGTCGGTGCGGGGCTATGGTTACCAGCAGGCCGGGCCGCTCGATTCCAACGGCAACCCCCGAGGAGGCCTGTCGTCGCTGGAGACGGGCATCGAGCTGCGGACCAGGATCACCGATACCATTGGGATCGTGACCTTCTTCGAAGGCGGCAGCGTCTTCGACACCCACTATCCGGACCTCAGCGAGGGGCTGTTCTGGGGCACCGGTGCCGGCGTACGCTACTACACCCCCATCGGGCCGCTGCGCTTCGACGTCGCCTTTCCCCTGGAACGGCGGCGTAACGACGATTTCTTCCAGTTCTATATCAGCCTCGGGCAGGCCTTCTGA
- a CDS encoding translocation/assembly module TamB domain-containing protein, which translates to MKRTLRYTLIALGAVLAALLVALGGGYLYLQSEAGKRALEDMVARALSSPEGSVTIEGLGGSVPFDLTAARITVSDRTGPWLEIDNVHLEIDGAALWHRELAIRQLTVSSVAVARAPETTAEPKSSTAIDLSLPKLPVTVRLDHLAIDHVALAEPVLGQPATLTFSGQGALGGDEADLHLDLARTDDTPGRASLAMTLTGKPAVLDLKLDVSEPTGLLMARLLGREAPQPLTVALAGTGPLSAWQGKLTGNVGEILSVESDLGLKQDDGLHLSLDGSVTQHGLVPDSLQPILGERIAFAADAGLRDDVVTLDNLTVTAAALDVTGSARLDNASQAVTGSAQVSLPDLKAAESLLGVALAGRGQLDLKVEGSTAEPVLQATLTGDGIDAQGFGVGQLDATFALKPNGPIDDEKTAWQIDAGGHVAGITQAGQALPAGLGDAIDWSLSGLAAPAEQSFALDHLSAKGAGLDLAAKGQVSPEAAAGSLSLKVAELAAFGDLVRLPRMHGKLSVDADVTTDADGHVTAAIKGGAEDLSIGIQVVDAIVGPTVSIVAKAERRTDGKIALSDLDVVTVAATLTGNVEYAPDSDAVTGRIVMRMPKLDPLTPAIRISIRGDATLTADLGGSLERPSMQAVLEGRNLDIEYAPVRKVTAQISVDDLNEPSGRISAVFDLAGVPGKLDTGFAMPPNDFLNLRKLVLTAGGGRLAGDIDYDLEHDLASGKLAGTLPDLQPWSVAAGMALSGSAETAITLVPRDGQIADVKVAGSDIKIGAAKDAVLLSQLEIDGHGRNIMNDPAGTATLDVTGIGARNLRFDQAHLEADVKSDSEIGFSGQAGGEMMLGPEGDQQRRLPLTLDLAGDWSEGKDGQSITLSRFAGKLDQDEAKLLQPVTLAMGVVETRLLGLDLDLAGGRIGGYATLGKDRIMLKLTGQKLPLAVAGHFLARPLTGTLDMAADLEGTLAAPGGKVTIAGKAIRITDAEASSIPPLDFDLSLVPGGGQVAIDGQASMPSAKLLTVTGHVPLDLTASSPIDMIPAQRPMLLKLDGDGQLQGLVELLALGEDRLSGHYTVALTLAGTRAAPEAGGQVSLSEGRYLNQAFGTELHDIAATLEGDQTRLTLTHFSAQDGLGGSLTASGSIDLAALPAPLLDLKATLANLRVANSDTARVTANGDVALGGSVAEPALTAHITIPRAEFRIPDRLPPNVRTLDVIVIDSRDPHATAQQLADARRRAAQPSPRLRVALDVTVSIPGQSFLRGHGLESEWRGRISMSGNSSAPVIGGKLQTVRGTMDFLGKSFVIRRGVITFPTGRVTEPQLDVQAEYSANDIVAQVMLTGSPTAPNLVLTSRPTLPQDEILSRVLFGEDTSRITPAQGAQLALAANNLASGGPGILDRLREGIGLDRLDFGSASTNPAAPPPRHTNGSSSGSGEDAGPMVSGGKYIAPGVFVGVSQGTTADTSSARVEVDITRGLTGYSSVGAVSSQVGLDWRMDY; encoded by the coding sequence ATGAAACGCACGCTTCGCTATACCCTGATCGCCCTCGGCGCCGTTCTTGCGGCGCTGCTGGTCGCGTTGGGTGGCGGCTATCTCTATCTCCAGAGCGAGGCGGGGAAGCGGGCGCTCGAGGACATGGTGGCACGGGCGCTGTCCTCCCCGGAGGGCAGCGTGACGATCGAGGGGCTGGGCGGATCCGTGCCCTTCGACCTCACGGCGGCGCGGATCACGGTCAGCGATCGCACCGGCCCTTGGCTCGAGATCGACAATGTCCATCTCGAGATCGACGGCGCCGCGCTGTGGCATCGCGAGCTGGCGATCCGCCAGCTCACGGTATCGAGTGTCGCGGTCGCACGGGCGCCCGAGACGACCGCCGAGCCGAAATCCTCGACCGCGATCGACCTCTCGCTGCCGAAACTGCCGGTGACCGTCAGGCTCGACCATCTGGCGATCGATCATGTCGCGCTGGCCGAGCCGGTGCTGGGACAGCCGGCGACGCTGACCTTCTCCGGCCAGGGCGCGCTGGGCGGCGACGAGGCCGATCTTCATCTGGACCTGGCCCGCACCGACGACACACCCGGCCGCGCAAGCCTGGCCATGACGCTCACGGGCAAGCCGGCCGTTCTCGATCTCAAGCTCGATGTGAGCGAGCCCACGGGGCTGCTGATGGCCCGGTTGCTGGGCCGCGAGGCGCCGCAGCCGCTGACGGTGGCGCTCGCGGGCACGGGGCCGCTGTCCGCCTGGCAGGGCAAGCTCACCGGCAATGTCGGGGAGATTCTCTCGGTCGAGAGCGATTTGGGCCTGAAGCAGGATGACGGCCTCCATCTGAGTCTCGACGGGAGCGTGACCCAGCATGGTCTGGTGCCGGACTCGCTCCAGCCGATCCTGGGCGAGCGCATCGCCTTTGCCGCCGATGCGGGATTGCGGGACGATGTCGTCACGCTCGACAACCTGACCGTGACGGCGGCGGCACTGGACGTCACCGGATCGGCCCGGCTCGACAATGCGAGCCAGGCTGTCACGGGTAGCGCGCAAGTCTCTCTGCCCGATCTCAAGGCCGCGGAAAGTCTCCTGGGCGTGGCGCTCGCCGGACGGGGGCAGCTCGATCTCAAGGTCGAGGGCAGCACCGCGGAGCCGGTTCTCCAGGCGACGCTGACGGGTGACGGCATCGACGCGCAAGGGTTCGGCGTCGGCCAACTCGATGCGACGTTCGCGCTGAAACCGAACGGCCCCATCGACGACGAGAAGACGGCCTGGCAGATCGACGCCGGCGGTCACGTCGCGGGCATCACCCAGGCCGGGCAGGCGCTGCCGGCGGGACTTGGCGACGCCATCGACTGGTCCTTGTCCGGCCTTGCGGCGCCCGCCGAGCAGAGTTTTGCGCTCGATCATCTGAGCGCCAAGGGCGCGGGGCTCGACCTTGCCGCCAAGGGACAGGTCTCGCCCGAGGCCGCCGCCGGTAGCCTGTCGCTCAAGGTCGCCGAGCTCGCCGCCTTCGGCGATCTGGTGCGGTTGCCGCGGATGCATGGAAAGCTTTCCGTCGACGCCGACGTGACGACGGATGCCGATGGCCATGTCACCGCGGCGATCAAGGGCGGCGCCGAGGATCTCAGCATCGGCATTCAGGTGGTCGATGCCATCGTCGGGCCCACGGTTTCGATCGTGGCCAAGGCCGAGCGCCGGACCGACGGCAAGATCGCGCTCTCCGATCTCGATGTGGTCACGGTCGCCGCGACCCTGACCGGCAACGTCGAATATGCCCCGGACAGCGACGCCGTCACGGGCCGGATCGTCATGCGCATGCCGAAGCTGGATCCGCTCACGCCGGCGATCCGCATCTCGATCCGCGGCGATGCGACCTTGACCGCCGACCTCGGCGGCAGCCTTGAGCGTCCCTCGATGCAGGCGGTGCTCGAGGGCCGCAATCTCGACATCGAATATGCGCCCGTCCGGAAAGTCACGGCGCAGATCTCGGTCGACGATCTGAACGAGCCGTCCGGCCGGATCTCCGCGGTGTTCGATCTCGCCGGCGTTCCGGGCAAGCTCGATACCGGCTTCGCCATGCCGCCCAACGACTTCCTCAATCTTCGCAAGCTGGTCCTGACGGCCGGCGGCGGAAGGCTGGCCGGCGATATCGACTACGACCTGGAGCACGACCTCGCGAGCGGCAAGCTTGCCGGAACCTTGCCCGACCTGCAGCCCTGGTCGGTGGCGGCCGGCATGGCGCTGTCGGGCAGCGCCGAGACGGCGATCACGCTTGTCCCCCGGGACGGCCAGATCGCGGACGTCAAGGTCGCGGGCAGCGATATCAAGATCGGCGCCGCCAAAGACGCGGTGCTGCTCTCGCAGCTCGAGATCGACGGCCATGGCCGCAACATCATGAACGATCCGGCCGGCACGGCGACGCTCGACGTGACCGGCATCGGCGCCCGCAATCTCCGCTTCGACCAGGCGCATCTCGAGGCCGATGTGAAGTCAGACAGCGAGATCGGCTTCAGCGGCCAGGCCGGCGGTGAGATGATGCTGGGCCCAGAGGGCGATCAGCAGCGCCGGCTGCCGCTCACGCTCGATCTGGCGGGCGACTGGTCCGAGGGCAAGGACGGGCAATCGATCACCCTGTCGCGTTTCGCCGGCAAGCTCGACCAGGACGAGGCGAAGCTGCTGCAGCCGGTCACGCTGGCCATGGGCGTGGTCGAGACGCGTCTCCTCGGCCTCGATCTCGATCTGGCCGGCGGCCGCATCGGCGGCTATGCGACGCTGGGCAAGGATCGCATCATGCTCAAGCTCACCGGGCAGAAGCTGCCGCTCGCGGTCGCCGGGCACTTCCTGGCGCGGCCCTTGACGGGCACGCTCGATATGGCCGCCGATCTCGAAGGCACCCTGGCGGCGCCGGGCGGCAAGGTGACGATCGCCGGCAAGGCCATCAGGATCACCGATGCGGAAGCTTCGAGCATTCCGCCCCTGGATTTCGATCTGTCTCTGGTCCCAGGCGGCGGCCAGGTGGCGATCGACGGCCAGGCGTCGATGCCCAGCGCCAAGCTCCTGACCGTCACGGGGCATGTGCCCCTCGACCTGACAGCGTCGTCGCCCATCGACATGATCCCGGCGCAACGGCCGATGCTGCTCAAGCTCGACGGGGACGGGCAGCTTCAGGGCCTGGTCGAGCTGCTGGCCTTGGGCGAGGACCGGCTGTCGGGCCACTACACGGTCGCCCTGACGCTCGCCGGCACGCGCGCCGCTCCCGAGGCCGGCGGGCAGGTGAGTCTTTCCGAGGGCCGCTATCTCAACCAGGCCTTCGGCACCGAACTCCACGACATCGCCGCGACCTTGGAAGGCGATCAGACGCGTCTGACCCTGACGCACTTCTCCGCCCAGGACGGGCTCGGCGGCAGCCTCACCGCCAGCGGGAGCATCGATCTGGCGGCCTTGCCGGCGCCGCTGCTCGACCTGAAGGCCACGCTCGCGAACCTGCGGGTGGCGAACAGCGATACGGCGCGGGTGACGGCCAATGGCGATGTCGCGCTGGGCGGCAGCGTTGCCGAGCCCGCGCTCACGGCCCATATCACCATTCCGCGCGCCGAGTTCCGCATTCCCGACAGATTGCCGCCCAACGTCAGGACGCTCGACGTCATCGTCATCGACAGCCGTGACCCGCATGCGACGGCGCAACAGCTGGCCGATGCGCGGCGTCGCGCAGCGCAACCCAGTCCGCGCCTGCGGGTGGCGCTCGACGTCACGGTCTCCATTCCGGGCCAGTCCTTTCTGCGCGGTCACGGGCTCGAGAGCGAATGGCGCGGCAGGATCAGCATGTCCGGCAACAGCAGCGCGCCGGTGATCGGCGGAAAGCTGCAGACGGTGCGCGGCACGATGGATTTCCTCGGCAAGAGCTTCGTCATCCGGCGCGGCGTCATCACCTTCCCGACCGGCCGGGTCACGGAACCACAGTTGGACGTCCAGGCCGAATACAGCGCCAACGATATCGTGGCCCAGGTGATGCTGACCGGTAGCCCGACGGCGCCCAACCTGGTCCTGACCTCGCGCCCGACCTTGCCGCAGGACGAGATCCTGTCGCGGGTGCTGTTCGGCGAGGACACCAGCCGGATCACGCCGGCGCAAGGCGCACAGCTGGCGCTGGCGGCGAACAACCTGGCCAGTGGCGGCCCCGGTATCCTCGACCGCCTGCGCGAAGGCATCGGGCTCGACCGGCTCGACTTCGGCAGCGCCTCGACCAACCCCGCCGCTCCTCCGCCGCGTCACACCAATGGCAGCAGCAGCGGCAGCGGCGAGGATGCCGGGCCCATGGTGAGCGGCGGCAAATACATCGCCCCCGGCGTCTTCGTCGGCGTGAGCCAGGGCACCACGGCCGACACCAGCAGCGCCCGGGTCGAGGTCGACATCACCCGCGGCCTCACCGGCTATAGCAGCGTCGGCGCCGTGAGCAGCCAGGTGGGGCTGGATTGGCGGATGGATTATTGA